Proteins from one Scylla paramamosain isolate STU-SP2022 chromosome 3, ASM3559412v1, whole genome shotgun sequence genomic window:
- the LOC135095101 gene encoding cuticle protein 16.8-like, whose amino-acid sequence MNSLTLFCLVAAASSYGAAHYLGYPGAYGFLPYNYLGATPYAHYGLPYSLGPVKYNAATVVAPVAPVHTQYHAQDELGQYSFGYAGGPSSRAETRDAYGRVTGSYNYVDSEGKVQTQHYVADALGFRVSGTNLPVAPDAPEAPALVAPEPVQDTPEVAAAKAEFRTAYDEAAAAAEAAPYSRKKRSVVAPAPYPYHHPLRFSYAFSAPLFYNYPALHYSAGYPAHTSYAVAPPATVRDATLLRVVHNPGHAVSYRVD is encoded by the exons ATGAACTCTCTG ACTCTCTTCTGTTTGGTGGCGGCGGCCAGCTCCTATGGCGCAGCCCATTACTTGGGTTACCCAGGGGCTTACGGCTTCCTGCCTTACAACTACCTGGGCGCCACACCTTACGCTCACTACGGGCTACCATACAGTCTTGGTCCTGTTAAATACAATGCGGCCACCGTGGTGGCACCCGTGGCTCCCGTTCATACCCAGTACCACGCCCAGGACGAGCTGGGCCAGTACTCCTTTGGCTACGCCGGCGGTCCCTCCTCTCGCGCCGAGACCCGCGACGCCTACGGAAGAGTGACCGGCTCCTACAACTACGTGGACTCCGAGGGCAAGGTGCAGACCCAGCACTACGTGGCTGACGCCCTGGGCTTCCGTGTGTCCGGCACCAACCTGCCGGTGGCCCCTGATGCCCCCGAGGCGCCCGCCCTTGTCGCACCTGAGCCAGTGCAGGACACCCCTGAGGTTGCTGCCGCCAAAGCTGAATTCCGAACAGCTTACGATGaagccgccgccgctgctgagGCCGCCCCTTACTCCCGCAAGAAGCGGTCGGTTGTGGCCCCAGCTCCTTACCCTTACCACCATCCTCTCCGCTTCTCCTACGCATTTTCTGCTCCTCTGTTCTACAACTATCCCGCCCTGCACTACTCTGCCGGCTACCCTGCCCACACCAGCTACGCCGTCGCCCCCCCGGCCACTGTGCGTGACGCCACCCTGCTGCGAGTGGTGCACAACCCCGGCCACGCTGTCTCCTACCGGGTGGACTAG